One genomic segment of Clostridium estertheticum subsp. estertheticum includes these proteins:
- a CDS encoding aspartate carbamoyltransferase regulatory subunit, protein MVSINSIKRGIVIDHIKAGVGLKIFNYLGLDKAEFTVALIMNAPSGKLGRKDIIKIENEIDIDYTVLGFIDPNITIDIITGEKIESKIKLKLPDNVENIIKCINPRCITSTEQEIQHSFYLSNREKGEYRCMYCDEINNPNNIS, encoded by the coding sequence ATGGTAAGTATAAATAGTATAAAAAGAGGAATAGTAATAGATCATATTAAAGCTGGTGTAGGACTTAAGATATTCAACTACTTAGGTTTAGATAAAGCCGAATTTACTGTGGCACTCATTATGAATGCACCTAGTGGTAAACTTGGGAGAAAAGATATAATTAAAATAGAAAATGAGATTGACATAGATTATACTGTTTTAGGATTTATAGATCCTAACATAACAATAGATATAATAACTGGAGAAAAAATTGAAAGTAAAATTAAATTAAAATTACCTGACAATGTTGAAAATATAATAAAATGCATTAACCCAAGATGTATTACATCTACAGAGCAAGAAATTCAACATAGTTTTTATCTATCAAATAGAGAAAAAGGCGAATATAGATGTATGTACTGCGATGAGATTAATAACCCAAATAATATATCATAA
- the pyrB gene encoding aspartate carbamoyltransferase has protein sequence MLKGRNLIDPMDLSLLELEEIFDYADEIIKNPKDYAHICDGKILATLFYEPSTRTRLSFEAAMLRLGGEVLGFSEAQSSSASKGESVADTIRTVECYADIAAMRHPKEGAAKVAAMNSQMPVINAGDGGHQHPTQTLTDLLTIRNIKGTLSNLTIGVCGDLKFGRTVHSLIKAMSRYENVKFILIAPNELKIPKYIKEEVLEKNNIEFEEVEKLEEVIGDLDILYMTRVQKERFFNEEDYIRLKDTYILNKEKMVKAKKDMIILHPLPRVNEIAVELDTDPRACYFRQAKYGMYVRMALIAKLLGDDK, from the coding sequence ATGTTAAAAGGAAGAAATTTGATTGACCCAATGGATTTATCGTTACTAGAACTAGAGGAGATTTTTGATTATGCAGATGAAATAATTAAAAATCCTAAGGATTATGCTCACATATGTGATGGAAAGATTTTGGCAACATTATTTTATGAACCAAGCACACGTACAAGACTAAGTTTTGAAGCAGCAATGTTAAGACTTGGAGGCGAGGTGTTAGGCTTTTCGGAGGCACAATCTAGTTCAGCATCAAAGGGAGAAAGTGTAGCTGATACTATACGAACTGTAGAATGTTATGCTGATATCGCAGCAATGAGACATCCTAAAGAAGGAGCAGCTAAGGTTGCAGCTATGAATTCTCAAATGCCAGTAATAAATGCAGGTGATGGTGGTCATCAACATCCAACTCAAACATTAACAGATCTTTTAACCATAAGAAATATTAAAGGAACATTATCAAACTTAACAATAGGAGTTTGTGGTGATTTAAAGTTTGGTAGAACAGTTCATTCATTAATAAAAGCCATGTCAAGATACGAAAATGTTAAGTTTATACTGATAGCTCCAAATGAATTAAAAATTCCTAAATATATTAAAGAAGAAGTACTTGAGAAAAATAACATAGAATTTGAAGAGGTTGAAAAATTAGAAGAGGTAATCGGAGATCTTGATATATTGTATATGACTAGAGTTCAAAAAGAAAGATTCTTTAATGAGGAAGATTATATAAGGCTTAAAGATACTTATATATTAAACAAAGAAAAAATGGTAAAAGCTAAGAAAGATATGATAATACTTCACCCACTTCCTAGAGTTAATGAAATAGCTGTGGAATTAGATACTGATCCAAGGGCATGTTACTTTAGACAAGCAAAGTATGGTATGTATGTAAGAATGGCACTTATTGCTAAACTTTTGGGGGATGATAAATAA
- a CDS encoding esterase/lipase family protein encodes MKKSLKKILSCILLFVVMAFTFSGNTFATTNSTSAMVQASSLSKISNNYPIVMVHGLFGWGNDELFGVNYWGGKESLKDLLTKKGYTVYTPTIGSISSNWDRACELYAYLKGGTVDYGYAHSIKAGHERFGRTYPGVYPEWGTTDAGDIKKIHLIGHSMGGQTIRVLAQLLENGDKDEINCNKDSTSPLFIGNKHWIDSILTVATPHDGSQEDSKQSNLGPFTHDLFSAMASNAGILNSDNPCFDFKMDQWGLKKQSDESYESYYKRVFNSNIWKETKDLSIWDLSQEGSKELNSWVKVQKDIYYFSIACVDTHKGLLTQYQIPNINMNPLLLKSSIFMGQYTNSNYGEVQVDKKWWRNDGIVSVISAIGPHEGSQDKIVSYDSNATTERGVWNYMGEINNIDHVEVVKQSEPRYHKYLQNKFIDLANMLTKLAK; translated from the coding sequence ATGAAAAAATCACTAAAAAAAATCCTTTCATGTATATTATTATTTGTAGTAATGGCTTTTACGTTTTCTGGCAATACTTTTGCTACAACCAATTCTACATCAGCAATGGTACAAGCTAGTTCTTTATCAAAAATAAGTAACAACTATCCTATAGTAATGGTACACGGTCTATTTGGTTGGGGAAATGATGAACTCTTTGGAGTAAACTATTGGGGTGGAAAAGAAAGTTTAAAAGACCTTTTAACTAAGAAAGGTTATACTGTTTACACTCCAACTATAGGTTCTATATCTAGCAATTGGGATAGAGCTTGTGAATTGTATGCTTATTTAAAGGGCGGCACTGTAGATTATGGCTATGCTCATTCTATTAAAGCTGGTCACGAACGGTTTGGTAGAACTTATCCTGGTGTTTATCCTGAATGGGGTACTACTGATGCAGGTGATATTAAAAAGATTCATTTAATTGGTCATAGCATGGGTGGTCAAACTATTAGAGTTTTAGCTCAATTGTTAGAAAATGGAGATAAAGATGAAATAAATTGCAATAAAGATAGTACTAGCCCCTTATTTATAGGAAATAAACATTGGATTGACAGTATTCTTACTGTAGCAACACCTCATGATGGAAGCCAAGAAGATAGTAAACAAAGTAACCTTGGGCCTTTTACCCATGACCTTTTTTCTGCAATGGCTAGTAATGCCGGAATATTAAATTCAGATAATCCTTGCTTTGATTTCAAAATGGATCAATGGGGACTAAAGAAACAATCTGATGAATCCTATGAAAGTTATTATAAAAGAGTTTTTAATAGTAACATTTGGAAAGAAACTAAAGATTTAAGTATTTGGGACTTATCCCAAGAGGGTTCTAAGGAATTAAATAGTTGGGTTAAAGTTCAAAAGGACATTTACTATTTCTCTATAGCCTGTGTAGATACACATAAGGGGTTACTTACACAGTATCAAATACCTAATATTAATATGAACCCACTACTTTTAAAATCCTCCATTTTCATGGGACAATATACCAACTCGAACTATGGCGAAGTACAAGTTGATAAGAAGTGGTGGAGAAATGATGGTATAGTAAGTGTAATATCTGCTATTGGCCCTCATGAAGGCTCTCAGGATAAAATAGTTAGCTATGACTCTAATGCTACCACTGAAAGAGGGGTTTGGAACTACATGGGTGAGATTAATAATATAGATCATGTTGAAGTAGTGAAACAATCTGAACCTAGATACCATAAATACCTTCAAAATAAATTTATTGACTTGGCAAATATGTTAACTAAATTGGCTAAGTAA
- a CDS encoding metallophosphoesterase — protein sequence MHIGVISDTHMVISSIERLEKEIKGVDVLIHLGDNVDDIAAIKKYYKGEIINVKGNCDFSASVPSDRFLEIAGKKIFLTHGHRYGVKENLSGLRYKALETGADIVLYGHTHIAKIDFEEGIWYINPGSASLPRDGDKSYAIISISKGTIEPKVIRF from the coding sequence ATGCACATAGGTGTTATAAGTGATACGCATATGGTTATTAGCAGCATAGAGAGGCTAGAGAAGGAGATAAAGGGAGTAGACGTGTTAATTCACTTAGGCGATAATGTAGATGACATAGCTGCTATAAAAAAGTATTATAAGGGTGAAATAATAAATGTAAAAGGAAATTGTGATTTTTCTGCAAGTGTACCAAGTGATAGGTTTTTAGAAATTGCTGGAAAAAAGATATTTTTAACACATGGACATAGATATGGTGTAAAAGAAAATTTATCTGGACTTAGATATAAAGCTTTAGAAACAGGGGCCGACATAGTCTTATATGGACACACACATATTGCAAAAATAGATTTTGAAGAAGGAATATGGTATATAAATCCTGGTAGTGCATCGCTTCCAAGAGATGGGGATAAGAGTTACGCTATTATAAGTATTAGTAAGGGAACTATAGAACCAAAGGTGATAAGATTTTAA
- a CDS encoding XTP/dITP diphosphatase — protein MKKIIIASNNDHKIGEIKEILSEFDFEILSLKEVNINIDVEETGSTFIDNAYIKASEIYKIADGNMVLADDSGLAVESLNGAPGVFSARFAGVHGDTKANNEKLLYLLEGASEHERKAKFICAMVLIVNVDKIIKVQGEVDGVITSEFIGDEGFGYDPLFYVEEYKKTFAQMNAEVKNAISHRGRALNKLKTELKDLV, from the coding sequence ATGAAGAAAATAATAATTGCCAGTAATAATGATCATAAAATTGGAGAGATAAAGGAAATTTTATCAGAGTTTGATTTTGAAATATTATCTCTAAAAGAAGTTAATATTAATATCGATGTAGAAGAAACAGGAAGTACATTTATTGATAATGCATACATAAAGGCTAGCGAAATTTACAAGATAGCTGATGGAAATATGGTTCTAGCGGATGATTCAGGTTTAGCTGTGGAATCTTTAAATGGAGCACCAGGAGTTTTTTCGGCCAGGTTTGCAGGTGTTCATGGAGATACCAAAGCAAATAATGAAAAATTATTATATCTTTTAGAGGGTGCAAGTGAGCATGAGCGGAAGGCTAAATTTATTTGCGCAATGGTACTTATAGTTAATGTAGATAAAATAATAAAAGTGCAGGGTGAAGTGGATGGAGTAATCACATCTGAATTTATAGGTGATGAAGGGTTTGGGTACGACCCATTATTTTATGTGGAAGAATACAAAAAAACATTTGCTCAGATGAATGCTGAGGTCAAAAATGCTATTAGTCATAGGGGAAGAGCATTAAATAAATTAAAAACTGAACTTAAAGATTTAGTATAG